A DNA window from Hydractinia symbiolongicarpus strain clone_291-10 chromosome 6, HSymV2.1, whole genome shotgun sequence contains the following coding sequences:
- the LOC130646901 gene encoding probable E3 ubiquitin-protein ligase HERC4, whose product MAVFSWGNNFFGQLGLVNDPENEDACVSLPTLVKSSLEVKNISCGWNHTLFLMKNGSVYSCGLNDQGQLGLAKAEIAIPEKITALESHFIKHASCGEAHSVIISEDGQMFTFGDNSKGQLGSEKQSESVPRLVKNIPFNTFITQVSCGKHHTVALSSGGVIFSWGGNEFGQLGTGVKGDKNTSPTIVQSLLNCPVIQVVAGGCHTMSLTISGSLFAWGCNNSGQLGLGDNKARLSPTKVQLLCDESVRHVALGEHHTVVLAANQRVFTFGAGTSGQLGHYCFEDEWNPKVVAELMGMEISHVACGRKHTFAFSAKLGRLFAFGLSVKGQLGLNSFEKKNNPVVVEGIWSTPYRFHKEAVSEALGNANIFYYENDLMDALDNFEEIQNGHTNTITSIYAGGLQSFALVVHSNCTLPKFEYLVYRDSLLTLTKNAVEDIVSTFQNRSVAEQKRVVSFISTVFSHSSCLNGSFLARGEHEHTACTTHGIHLMAMKNCFHKLCSIQELNDTILSVVRERLMQNITILPDIEAMRVFIMIPELPFFHDMDLKWQIIIPFVNTINLLQKESLQLLEKWWTVLPATFFERLVEAFRRCVMALLNEKLPERANQLIFTLHSALNTTMWVLEKLNKINNEVDSHIAYTTFYLPGLMKQIDMKSDYINWLQQPNVFSFCQYPFALDAPAKAYLLQIDAELQMKVIVNETHMMNLTGLVGGFIDTPIDPFLVLRVRRDNLLQDTLTEVLKHHPQDFKKPLKIKFNNEDAEDAGGVKKEFFLLLMREIVNPKYGMFDIYDESKVLWFKPGTFEGPEMFMLIGVICGLTIYNSLIVDFPFPLCLYKKLLNRKLKFDDLYGIQPDVVRNLQYMLDYQNDDFDDVFALSFRVVESHFGHATTVDLIPDGDNTRVTQDNKQQYVDAYVDYKLNTSVRSEYEAFAEGFHRVCGGRVLELFQPQELMEMVVGSNDYDLNDLEKIAEYKGEYYRQHAVIKNFWQVFHSSTLDWKEKFLAFLTGSSKVSILGIDNIKFIIQPVYGGEMFDKLPVAHTCFNLLDLPKYPTIELMRTKLDQAIENYEGFGLV is encoded by the exons AGAAAATTACAGCGTTGGAATCACACTTTATTAAACATGCAAGCTGCGGTGAGGCACACAGTGTGATTATTAGTGAAGATGGACAAATGTTTACATTCGGTGATAATAGTAAAGGTCAGCTTGGTTCTGAAAAGCAATCAGAATCAGTACCCAG GCTAGTAAAGAATATACCTTTCAACACATTTATCACTCAAGTGTCATGTGGAAAACATCATACAGTGGCATTAAGCTCAG GTGGTGTTATTTTCTCGTGGGGTGGTAATGAGTTTGGACAACTTGGAACAGGGGTTAAGGGTGACAAGAATACCTCACCTACTATCGTGCAATCTCTGTTAAATTGTCCTGTAATTCAAGTAGTTGCTGGTGGATGCCATACAATGTCACTAACTATATCTGGTTCACTGTTTGCTTGGGGCTGTAATAA CTCTGGTCAATTGGGCTTGGGAGATAATAAAG CGAGACTTTCACCAACAAAAGTGCAACTGCTTTGTGATGAAAGTGTTCGCCATGTAGCTCTTGGTGAACACCATACAGTTGTACTCGCCGCG AATCAAAGAGTTTTTACTTTTGGGGCTGGTACGTCTGGCCAACTTGGACATTATTGTTTTGAGGATGAGTGGAACCCGAAAGTG GTGGCTGAATTGATGGGCATGGAAATTTCACATGTTGCCTGTGGCAGGAAACATACGTTTGCTTTTTCTGCAAAACTTGGTCGGTTATTTGCATTTGGTCTTAGTGTAAAGGGCCAGCTTGGATTAAACtcgtttgagaaaaaaaataaccCGGTTGTAGTGGAGGGTATTTGGAGCACACCATATAGATTCCATAAAGAAGCCGTCAGCGAAGCTCTGGGTAATGCAAATATTTTCTATTATGAAAATGACTTAATGGATGCACTGGACAATTTTGAGGAAATTCAGAATGGACATACGAATACCATCACAAGTATATATGCAGGAGGATTGCAGTCTTTTGCGCTTGTTGTACATTCTAAT tgCACTTTACCGAAGTTTGAATACCTCGTATATCGGGATTCTTTACTAACCTTAACAAAAAATGCTGTGGAAGATATTGTTAGTACTTTTCAAAATAGAAGTGTTGCTGAGCAAAAAAG GGTTGTTAGTTTTATCTCCACTGTATTTTCCCACTCCTCATGTTTAAATGGATCATTTCTTGCTCG GGGAGAACATGAGCATACTGCATGTACTACTCATGGAATTCACTTAATGGCCATGAAAAATTGCTTTCATAAGCTCTGTTCAATTCAGGAGCTAAATGACACG ATTTTGTCGGTGGTTCGAGAACGCTTAATGCAAAACATCACAATCTTACCTGATATCGAGGCTATGAGAGTTTTCATAATGATACCTGAGCTGCCATTTTTTCATGATATGGACCTAAAATGGCAGATCATTATTCCATTTGTCAACACTATTAATTTATTACAGAAGGAGTCATTGCAACTGCTAG AAAAATGGTGGACAGTACTTCCAGCAACATTTTTTGAAAGGCTTGTAGAG GCCTTTAGAAGGTGTGTCATGGCATTACTGAATGAGAAGTTACCTGAACGGGCGAATCAACTG ATCTTTACATTGCACAGCGCGTTGAACACAACAATGTGGGTGTTGGAGAAACTTAATAAG ATCAACAACGAAGTTGATTCTCATATTGCTTACACAACGTTCTATCTACCTGGATTAATGAAACAAATCGACATGAAAAGTGACTACATCAACTGGTTGCAACAACCG AATGTGTTTTCATTTTGTCAATATCCGTTTGCATTAGATGCCCCTGCAAAAGCATACTTGCTTCAAATCGATGCTGAGCTTCAGATGAAA GTCATTGTTAACGAAACACACATGATGAACCTTACCGGTCTTGTGGGAGGTTTCATCGACACGCCTATTGATCCATTTCTGGTGCTTCGCGTGAGAAGGGACAATCTACTTCAAGACACTTTGACGGAAGTTTTGAAACATCACCCACAAGACTTTAAAAAACCACTAAAA ATTAAATTCAATAATGAAGATGCTGAAGATGCTGGAGGTGTTAAAAAG GAATTCTTCTTGTTGTTGATGAGAGAGATAGTAAATCCAAAGTACGGTATGTTCGACATCTACGACGAATCGAAAGTGTTATGGTTCAAGCCAGGA ACTTTTGAAGGTCCAGAGATGTTTATGCTGATCGGTGTTATATGTGGACTGACCATCTACAACTCATTAATAGTTGACTTCCCCTTTCCGCTGTGTCTGTATAAGAAATTGCTGAACAG AAAACTGAAGTTTGATGATCTTTATGGCATCCAACCAGACGTAGTTAG aaacttgCAATATATGCTTGACTATCAGAATGATGATTTTGATGACGTATTTGCATTGAGTTTTCGA GTGGTCGAGTCGCATTTTGGCCATGCAACCACTGTTGACCTCATACCTGATGGTGACAACACACGAGTAACACAGGACAACAA ACAGCAATATGTAGATGCGTACGTCGACTATAAACTCAATACTTCCGTGCGTAGCGAATACGAGGCTTTCGCGGAAGGATTTCATCGCGTGTGCGGTGGCAGAGTATTGGAACTTTTTCAACCACAAGAACTCATGGAAATGGTTGTGGGTTCAAATGATTACGACTTAAATGATTTAGAAAAG ATCGCGGAGTATAAAGGTGAATACTACCGCCAACATGCAGTCATCAAAAATTTCTGGCAAGTGTTTCATAGTTCGACgttagactggaaggaaaaaTTTCTGg CATTTCTAACTGGCAGTTCTAAAGTATCGATTCTTGGCATCGACAATATCAAG TTCATCATCCAACCAGTGTACGGTGGCGAAATGTTCGATAAACTTCCTGTGGCACATACATGCTTCAATTTATTAGACCTGCCGAAGTATCCGACAATAGAATTGATGAGGACTAAATTGGATCAAGCGATCGAAAATTACGAGGGATTTGGTTTAGTGTAA
- the LOC130648285 gene encoding uncharacterized protein LOC130648285 — translation MTSVFQGTIVDELLDTMFAQMKTNIENAALPKSGFSIGRIIHLDVDFHKLKLTRGSSYIEAPKWIATKKATINPQNNDEECFKWSIVAALHHEEIKYNPERISKLRPYAELYNWGNIEFQHPSRTSTNLSGTIPILQSAFNEREKQANLLLITDEKRNHYLAIKNLSRLLGREISKNHGKMHFCMSCLQGFQTVESRDKHCAYCKDNEAVKITMPSEKEKWLYYQDGQQQFKVPFVIYPYFESLLIPMKENARDTKTKTKTLNKHVSEPLYKCRGEGCVELFVQHLEEEVKRLYSLFPQKPMLPLTEEQRNEYDDADTCHICMKPFNDENRKIIVITQGCFDEQPTIPAILSYDAHFFIRELGKKYDTQDIGCIAENTEKYISFNAKIKVPIAGMGYGDGEFYKKIEIRFINSCRFMASSLEKLASNLVGTNAAGMKCQQCVDTCLEFQSINAEYVASFWCKACDSNTTKKLDIEQVKANVPAMTRFIDGDDFSD, via the exons ATGACGTCAGTATTTCAGGGCACCATCGTGGATGAATTGCTGGATACGATGTTCGCGCAGATGAAAACAAATATTGAAAATGCCGCATTACCCAAATCTGGGTTTAGCATCGGCCGCATCATACATCTCGACGTGGACTTCCACAAGCTCAAGCTTACGAGAGGCTCCTCATACATTGAAGCACCAAAGTGGATAGCCACTAAGAAGGCTACCATTAATCCACAGAACAATGATGAAGAGTGTTTTAAGTGGAGTATCGTAGCAGCGCTACATCATgaggaaataaaatataatcCAGAACGCATAAGCAAGCTCCGACCATATGCGGAGCTGTATAATTGGGGGAATATAGAGTTTCAACATCCATCAAGGACATCAACAAATTTGAGCGGAACAATCCCGATATTGCA ATCGGCATTTAACGAACGTGAGAAGCAGGCTAATTTGCTACTAATCACCGATGAGAAGAGGAACCATTACTTAGCCATCAAAAATCTTTCAAGATTATTGGGACGTGAGATATCAAAAAACCATGGCAAAATGCACTTTTGCATGAGTTGCTTACAGGGATTTCAAACAGTGGAATCCCGCGATAAACATTGTGCATACTGCAAAGACAATGAAGCGGTCAAAATCACGATGCCCAGCGAAAAGGAAAAGTGGTTATATTATCAAGATGGTCAGCAGCAATTCAAAGTACCCTTCGTTATATACCCATACTTTGAAAGCCTACTAATCCCGATGAAGGAAAATGCTCGGGATACTAAGACTAAGactaagacgctgaataagcat GTATCAGAACCCTTGTATAAGTGCAGGGGTGAGGGATGTGTAGAGTTATTCGTTCAACACCTGGAGGAGGAGGTAAAAAGGCTTTACTCGCTGTTTCCCCAGAAGCCTATGCTACCATTAACGGAGGAGCAGAGGAATGAATATGATGATGCGGATACCTGCCATATATGCATGAAGCCGTTCAACGATGAAAATAGAAAGATCATTGTCATTACACAGGGCTGTTTCGATGAGCAGCCCACAATACCTGCAATCTTAA GCTATGATGCTCACTTTTTTATCCGTGAATTAGGGAAGAAGTACGACACTCAGGATATAGGATGCATCGCTGAGAACACGGAAAAGTACATATCGTTTAATGCTAAAATCAAGGTACCCATTGCAGGTATGGGGTATGGTGACGGTGAATTTTATAAGAAGATCGAGATCAGGTTCATTAACAGCTGTCGATTTATGGCATCAAGCTTGGAGAAATTGGCAAGCAATCTCGTCGGTACAAACGCTGCGGGTATGAAATGTCAGCAGTGCGTAGATACATGTTTGGAATTTCAGAGCATTAACGCCGAGTATGTGGCAAGCTTTTGGTGCAAGGCTTGTGACTCGAATACCACGAAGAAGCTAGACATAGAGCAGGTAAAGGCAAATGTACCAGCCATGACAAGGTTTATCGACGGTGATGATTTCTCAGACTGA